One Astyanax mexicanus isolate ESR-SI-001 chromosome 3, AstMex3_surface, whole genome shotgun sequence genomic region harbors:
- the skiv2l gene encoding helicase SKI2W, which translates to MDKLELPPPGPDDLPLSLLEMGCSGRFELLTHSLPSNKPIQPQNTLPHGLPPTNVDLKMEVEKRFLQDPAWMPIHDTTDAFQKFLKLTKRDRQVDSLLHCSLSPLHSSLSVVRDPTTGMLLDFTEVLLEHTGLSAKNSFSLQRQPGPPAESLRGSNTNYPFLPGGMEELTLEQIKKKSELEEDIDFEHDLLAVPPGLKTGMDFSDKEAKTTKGEVNLLSLLSTFDDIIDQMPEEKDKDKKSGESSKLSRTNSLEDLGIKDTQSSFTPPKTSQADKTAEMKKKETEAKKERKWAVPVDISCPCDDFYKRIPDPAFKYPFELDTFQKQAILRLEVHDSVFVAAHTSAGKTVVAEYAIALSQKHMTRTIYTSPIKALSNQKFRDFKNTFGDVGLLTGDVQLNPEASCLIMTTEILRSMLYNGSEVIRDLEWVIFDEVHYINDAERGVVWEEVLIMLPEHVSIILLSATVPNAVEFSEWIGRIKKKPIYVISTVKRPVPLEHYLYTGNSTKTQKELFLLLEATGSFLTKGYYAAVEAKKERTSKHAQSFGAKNAAHNTTLSQDRAIWQTLLNYLSQRQQTPVVAFTFSRTRCDDNSRSLNSLDLTSSVEKNEIHSFFHKSLSRLRGGDRQLPQILVMRDLLKRGIGVHHSGILPILKEVIEMLFSRGLVKVLFATETFAMGVNMPARTVVFDSIRKHDGTGFRNLLPGEYIQMAGRAGRRGLDATGTVIILCKSGVHDMGDLHAMMLGKPTVLQSQFRLTYTMILNLLRVEALRVTDMMRRSFSENHRDTQTHEKRISELRTLLSSLPPLDTEGQLSDLLQYYHTVNELRLTTEALQQAVMESMNGLKALSVGRVVVVNNTQHFNALAVILQVSNDSVNRMFTALIICEKGNEETSETTQLNRGFRHLHNTSLFIPEGPCSHTVQKLKAQDISAITVKTLKVIPERIIDNYNKRQQPRFRMDPPGQAISTATQELLRLAEANPDGITSLDPVNDLHLKGVDVVEGVMRQRVIQDCLKDFQCTHSPTFNEQFARVQERMGLQEELDRLLFLVSDMSLTLLPEYNQRIKVLKELKYIDESDAVQLKGRVACQISSHELLLTELLFENTLSPLAPEESAALLSCLVFTQNTQIEPHIPNTIQEGIDRVLCVAQRIGELQRECGIAQTAEDYVSQFKFGLTEVVYCWARGMPFAEIAMLTDVQEGTVVRCIQRLDEVLKEVRQAARIVGDSVLGSKMERASLAIRRDIVFTASLYTH; encoded by the exons ATGGATAAGTTAG aattaCCCCCGCCTGGTCCAGATGACTTACCTCTCTCGTTGCTGGAGATGGGCTGTTCAGGGAGGTTTGAGCTGCTCACACATTCATTACCCAGCAACAAGCCCATACAACCACAAAACACA CTCCCTCACGGACTTCCACCCACCAATGTAGACCTGAAGATGGAGGTCGAGAAGCGTTTTCTTCAGGATCCTGCATGGATGCCCATCCACGACACAACAGATGCATTCCAGAAATTTCTGAa GCTGACCAAGAGGGACAGACAGGTGGACTCTTTGctgcactgctctctctctcctttacacTCCAGCCTGTCTGTAGTGAGAGACCCCACAACTGGCATGCTGTTGGACTTCACTGAg GTTTTACTGGAGCATACTGGGTTATCAGCAAAGAATTCATTTTCCTTGCAACGACAGCCAGGACCTCCCGCAGAGAGCCTGAGGGGGAGCAACACAAACTACCCTTTTCTTCCAG GTGGTATGGAGGAACTGACATTAGAGCAGATAAAGAAAAAATCTGAGCTGGAGGAGGACATTGACTTTGAACATG ATTTACTGGCAGTACCACCAGGTCTAAAAACTGGCATGGACTTCAGTGACAAAG AAGCCAAAACCACCAAAGGTGAAGTGAACCTGCTCTCGCTCCTTTCCACGTTTGATGACATAATTGATCAAATGCCCGAGGAGAAagataaagacaaaaaaagtgGAGAGTCTTCAAAGCTTTCCAGAACCAACAGTCTGGAGGATCTGGGCATTAAG GACACACAGAGTTCCTTTACTCCGCCTAAAACCTCACAAGCTGACAAAACTGCAGAgatgaagaaaaaagaaacagaagctaagaaagagagaaagtgggcGGTACCTGTGGACATCAGCTGCCCCTGTGATGATTTTTACAAAAGAATTCCTGACCCTGCTTTTAAG TATCCGTTTGAGCTGGACACTTTTCAGAAGCAGGCCATCCTCAGGCTGGAGGTTCATGACTCTGTGTTTGTTGCTGCTCACACCTCAGCTGGCAAGACTGTAGTAGCTGAGTATGCCATTGCACTCTCCCAGAAACACATGACCAG GACCATCTACACTTCCCCCATTAAGGCTTTGTCCAATCAGAAATTCAGGGACTTTAAGAACACGTTTGGAGATGTTGGCCTTTTGACTGGAGACGTCCAGTTGAACCCTGAGGCCTCCTGCCTCATCATGACTACTGAGATATTGAG GTCAATGCTCTATAATGGCTCAGAGGTGATTCGCGACTTGGAATGGGTCATTTTTGATGAGGTTCATTACATCAATGATGCAGAG AGGGGTGTAGTCTGGGAGGAGGTGCTGATCATGTTGCCTGAACATGTTAGCATAATTTTGCTAAGTGCTACAGTGCCTAATGCAGTGGAGTTCAGCGAATGGATTGG ACGAATTAAGAAGAAGCCTATCTATGTGATCAGTACTGTGAAGAGGCCAGTGCCCCTGGAGCATTACCTCTACACAGGAAACAGCACCAAGACTCAGAAAGAGCTCTTCCTGCTACTAGAGGCCACTGGAAGCTTCCTTACTAAAGG GTACTATGCAGCTGTGGAGGCTAAAAAGGAGCGCACCAGTAAACATGCTCAGTCTTTTGGTGCAAAGAATGCAGCGCATAACACAACACTCAGCCAG gACCGAGCCATATGGCAGACGCTGCTGAACTACCTGTCTCAGAGACAGCAGACACCGGTGGTGGCTTTCACTTTCTCCCGTACACGCTGTGATGACAACAGTCGCTCTCTGAACTCCCTGGATCTAACCAGCTCTGTGGAGAAGAACGAGATCCACTCATTCTTCCATAAGAGCCTGAGCAGACTCAGAGGAGGAGATCGCCAGCTCCCACAG ATCCTGGTGATGAGGGACTTGCTAAAAAGAGGAATCGGAGTACATCACAGCGGCATACTTCCAATCCTGAAAGAGGTCATCGAAATGCTGTTCTCAAGGGGTCTGGTTAAG GTCCTCTTTGCCACAGAAACCTTTGCCATGGGTGTGAACATGCCTGCCAGGACGGTGGTTTTCGACAGCATTCGCAAGCATGACGGAACTGGCTTCAGAAACCTCCTTCCTG GTGAATACATTCAAATGGCAGGAAGGGCAGGCAGGAGAGGGTTGGATGCCACAGGCACTGTCATCATCCTTTGTAAGAGTGGTGTTCATGACATGGGTGACCTGCATGCCATGATGTTG GGTAAACCGACTGTGTTACAGTCTCAATTCAGACTGACTTACACCATGATCCTCAACCTGTTGCGAGTGGAGGCCCTCAGAGTGACTGACATGATGCGCAGAAGCTTCTCTGAGAACCATAGGGACACACAG ACTCATGAGAAAAGAATAAGTGAATTAAGGACTCtgctctcctccctccctcctctgGACACGGAGGGTCAATTATCGGACTTGCTCCAGTATTACCACACTGTTAATGAACTACGCCTCACAACAGAAGCCCTGCAG CAAGCAGTAATGGAGTCAATGAATGGTCTGAAGGCTCTGTCTGTGGGCCGGGTAGTCGTTGTCAACAATACACAGCATTTCAACGCCCTAGCTGTCATTTTACAG GTGTCTAATGATTCTGTAAATCGGATGTTCACTGCCCTCATCATATGTGAGAAAGGGAATGAGGAAACCTCTGAAACTACTCAACTGAACAGGGGTTTCAGacacctccacaacaccagcCTTTTCATTCCTGAGG ggcCCTGCAGTCACACAGTGCAGAAGCTGAAGGCACAGGACATCTCTGCTATCACAGTAAAGACCCTGAAGGTCATTCCAGAGAGAATCATTGACAACTATAACAAAAGACAACAGCCCCGCttcag AATGGACCCACCTGGCCAGGCCATATCCACAGCAACTCAGGAGCTTCTGCGTTTGGCAGAGGCCAACCCAGATGGCATCACTTCGCTGGACCCTGTGAATGACCTTCACCTGAAGGGAGTAGACGTGGTGGAGGGAGTGATGAGGCAGCGAGTGATCCAGGACTGTCTGAAAGACTTCCAGTGCACACACTCCCCCACCTTCAATGAACAG TTTGCACGTGTGCAGGAGAGGATGGGTCTACAGGAGGAGCTGGATAGGCTGCTGTTTTTGGTGTCTGATATGTCCCTTACTCTTCTGCCAGAGTACAATCAGAGGATTAAG GTGCTGAAGGAGCTGAAGTACATTGATGAGAGTGATGCCGTGCAGCTGAAGGGCAGAGTGGCGTGCCAGATCAGTAGTCACGAGCTGCTGCTGACAGAGCTGCTGTTTGAAAACACTCTGAGTCCTCTAGCTCCAGAGGAGAGCGCTGCCCTGCTGTCCTGCCTCGTCttcacacagaacacacagatAGAGCCACATATCCCCAACACTATACAGGAG
- the nelfe gene encoding negative elongation factor E — MAVFPSTLTEEEESLQKKYAKLKKKKKALLALKKQSSSSQTSQAGLKRTLSDQPVVDTATATEQAKMLIKSGAISAIKSENKNSGFKRSRTLEGKLKDPEKGPVPAFLPFQRSISTDEDPAEAAKRAHRKSLYESFVSSGERSRDEEDAGGTPSNREFEREREREPERDRERDREKERERDRERDRDRERDREREWSRDRERDRERDREKERDRDRSRDRERDRDRDRERDRERERDRDGPFRRSDSYPERRSVRKGNTVYVYGAGLVEDSLRTAFAQHGTIIDLSMDSPRNCAFVTFEKMESADQAVTELNGTTVGDVTVKVSIARKQPMLDAATGKSVWASLAVQNSAKGSYRDKRNQVVYTDFI; from the exons ATGGCCGTGTTTCCAAGCACACTGACTGAGGAGGAGGAATCATTGCAGAAAAAATATGCAAAGTTgaagaaaaag AAAAAGGCTTTGTTAGCACTTAAGAAGCAAAGTTCCAGCAGTCAGACAAGCCAGGCTGGACTGAAACGCA CCTTGTCAGATCAGCCTGTGGTGGACACAGCGACAGCCACTGAACAGGCCAAAATGCTCATCAAATCTGGAGCCATCAGTGCTATCAAATCAGAGAATAAGAACTCAGGCTTCAAGCGGTCAAGAACTCTTGAGGGGAAATTAAAG GATCCAGAGAAAGGTCCTGTTCCAGCATTTCTACCCTTCCAGAGAAGCATCTCCACAGATGAGGATCCTGCTGAG GCTGCTAAAAGAGCTCACAGAAAATCTCTGTATGAGAG TTTTGTTAGCTCTGGAGAGCGCTCCCGTGATGAAGAGGACGCTGGAGGAACGCCTTCCAACCGTGAATTCGAGCGTGAGCGGGAAAGAGagcctgagagagacagagagagagatcgagagaaggagcgtgaaagagacagagagcgtGATCGGGACAGAGAGAGGGACCGTGAGCGCGAATGGAgtcgagacagagagagagatcgtGAGcgggacagagaaaaagagagagacagagacaggagtcgagacagagaaagagaccgGGACAGGGAccgtgaaagagacagagagagggaacgAGACCGAGATGGACCATTTAGAC GCTCAGACTCGTACCCAGAGCGTCGCAGTGTACGGAAAGGAAACACAGTATATGTGTATGGAGCAGGGCTAGTAGAGGACAGCCTGCGGACAGCCTTCGCTCAACATGGCACCATCATCGACCTGTCCATGGATTCCCCACGCAA CTGTGCTTTTGTCACTTTTGAGAAAATGGAGTCTGCAGATCAGGCTGTAACAGAG CTGAATGGCACCACAGTGGGAGATGTTACTGTCAAAGTTAGCATTGCTAGGAAGCAGCCAATGCTGGATGCAGCAACAGGAAAATCTGTGTGGGCCTCACTGG cTGTTCAAAACAGTGCCAAGGGTTCATACAGGGACAAGCGAAATCAAGTTGTTTATACTGATTTCATCTGA